AGAAAAGGATCATATCCGCCTTCAGCCTGAGAATTCCTCGATGGCTCCGATTATTCTTTCCAATGTTTCTATCTTGGGGAAAGTTATTGGGATTTTCCGGAACATTCATTGATCAGACGCGTACTTATACTTCAACCCTTACACATAACTTGGGAAACGCTCACTGACTGAAAACAGTGAGCGTTTCTTGTCTTGCCTTCTTTTATGCCAAAACTATCCGTAATTGACAAAACCACAGCTGTTCCCTCTCGTTATTTTCACATACGTCCCATAAGCGTATTGCTTCGGGTACCATTATAGTTCCTTGGTGAATCTTCCCAAACGTTGATAATTTGGATGGATTGAACTACCCTCGGCTGCCAGGTAATATAACCTTGCTTATACAGTCCATCCAATGCCTTAAAGATATTTACTGCGCAGGCCCCTGTCTTCTTTTCCAGCTCCTTCATGGTAGGCATTCTGCGGTAAAGATTTGAAAAGTTGAACAAAATGCGAAGCGTTTTTCTTTCTAAATCAGTTAGCATGATCTCCCTCCCCTTCCGCCGAGAATATTATGATTTTGATCCAAATTAAAAATCCTGAAGATCTCCGGGTTTACTTGCCATTCAAATCAGACCCTCTAGAACATTTGTTCCCATTATAAAACTGGAACATTCGTTTTGCAAGGGATCACTTCACATACTCCCGCGTTAAAAAGAAAAGAGCCTGGAGGCAGTTCCTCTAAGACTCTTCTGAAAGATATACAACAGTAAACGGGATGACTCCGCTCTCCCACAGTTACTGTGGAATGAGAAGGGTTGGCAGTTAACTGACAAATTAGTTACAGATATTATTCACATGGCTGTCTTTGTGACGAATACTGCATCGTATCGGGAAAGCATGAATATACCGCAGACATAAGTCCTGTACTGCCTCTATCAATTAAGCATATCTTAAAATAATGGGCAACCAGCGTGTTCCTACATCAACTGGAGGATACTGGTTTAGTCTTTTTAATAATCCACAATTAGGGTCGCAGTTTTAATTCTTAATGGCCTCTTTGTCATCTTTTACAAATTCCATTAATTCGGATACATCCTCTAATTTCAAGGCATTCATGATCCTTTCTAAATTCTCTACCGACCAGTGTTTAGCACGGTTGTTCACTAGATCACTAATTGTATTTGGCCTGATGCCTGTCAACACATGTAGTTTGTACATGGTCAGCTCAGGATCAGCTGCAATTATCCTATCAATCTTTAATCTAATCAACATACCCACCTCTTGAAATAACATACCGAAAAGACTATACGGATCAAGATAACAAGCATTGACCCCTAACGGAATTCGTTATATAATTATTTGTAATTTATTACCGCATATTTCCCGACGAACGATAATTTGATTTCATATCAGTTCCTGTGGGGGTTTTGGAATCCAGAGTTGGATTCGGATTTGCCTCTGTCCTCATTCGTTCAATTTTTAAGGCTTTTTTGGCATTCTCCCAATCCTCGTTTGGTATTACCACAAAAGGACTGATCCAATCTCCATCTAAGCTTATGAAACGAATCTTCTCACGTTCAATGTTCATGTAAGACAGTATCATTTGTTTTAAAGTATCTGATGGAACATCCGTCTTTATGTTATCCCCTGCCACATCCAGAATATCGTTTACTTTTGTTATAATATTAAAAGATTTCAGTTTACCAAATAATTGATTCATGACTTCCTGCTGGCGCAGATTCCGATCGTGGTCGTTGGACTCTTTTGTGCCACAGTTAGATTTTCGGTAACGTATATAATCCAATGCTTTCGGACCATCCAAATGCTGCTGCCCGGCTTTAAGATTGATGTTGGTTCCGTCTTCATCTGATGAATCCCGGTAACACATATCCATCTTTACATTGACATCCACTCCGCCTAGTACATCAACGACTTTACGAAACCCCTCAAGATCAATGGTCACCATATAATCAACCGGAATTCCTAATTTACTGCTCCAGAAATCTTTTGTCTTCGGAAAAGCTTTTTCTTTGTCAACAATATAGTTATGCGCGAAAACGTAATTGGCTTTTCTGGATCGTCCATCAAAAGTAATTTCCATATCTCTTGGAATGGAGACTACAGTGGCCGATTTTGTAATGGGATTTAATGAAATCGCCATCGCCGTGTCACTATTCAGGGTTTCCCCATCGCCACGGTCATCGATCCCAAGCAGCAAAAAAGTGATTGGATTGGTTGCTACGGGAATAGCTTCAGCATCATTTCCAGAGGGAGCTGCAATTTTATTCAGGGTCTGGTCAAATTTAGCATAAAGGAAAGCAGCGTAAGCTCCTGCTCCGCCTAAAAGAAGTAATAAGACGACAAGGATGGGCACCCATCTTTTTCTTTTTGACTTCAACTTTTTTCTAGGCTGTCTATCCGAACGATTCGGATCATGTTTATTGGTTTCTAAATTCGTCATAGCTTTCACCTCTTTTTTTGACTGGCTCTCATATAGTCTTCATTCGATCTATCACTGTTTCCACGATCCACCAACCTGCCAGCCCGGATTTTTTATTATCATACGAGATATGTAATTAGTTTGCAAATTTTATACCAAACCTAATGATTCTATGAGTATTCATAAATTTAAACTGGAAGTAAAATATTTTACTAGGCTATATTATCATTTTCTCTGAAAATTTCTTGTTTCAGGCACCCATTTTAGACATAAAAACAAAAATTATGAATTCTCTATATTGACAATTAAAAAATAATTATTTATATTTTAAAGTACAACTGAATCGCTAGTCTCCGTTAGGTGAGGCTCCTGTATAGAGAAATGCTACTGCCCAAAAATGTCGAGAGACGCCAATGGGTCAACAGGAATGGTCGAAAAGAAGGCCCCTCTTAATGTAGCTGGTTTTAAACCTATGCTGTACAGTGCTAAAACTCAACGAAGGAGAGGTTAGAATTGGATTGGACTGCCTAGATCATGATAAAAGGAACCATCCAATGATTTGCGGGATATGAAGCCTCTGCTCCTTTTTTGAGCGGAGGTTTTTTATGTTATATAAAATCCGAAAGAAGGGAAGGCTTTAGGAATTTGAAACTGGCTTTTAATTTTGTGATATGTTCATATGAGGATTTAGAAAATAGGATCGAGCCTTTTATTATCCCATGATGGTAACTTTATGCCCACTACCTTTCTCTTTAATGATTTTTTAAGAATTTTAAAGTGTGCCGAACTTCAAACCCTCCAAATTGTTTCCTTTGCCGCACCCGTACCGTTGCTGTTATTGTTTTATGAGTGAAGCAGGCATGAAAGATGTCAAGGGACTTGGCCACGGCAGTATCCAGGTTACATCAGACGTTTATGTCCGTATCTTGAAGAAACTTTCTTATTTTATAGCCTTCCATTTTATTGTTTCAAAGAAGAAATTATCGGGGAACTCACCGAAATATTCGGCAATATTATTGCCCATCGTTTCAGTCTATATCAAAAATCGGAAGTATTGTCGGGTGAAGCCTTTGAAACCAAAGGAATGAAAAAATCCAATTTATTAAAACACTGGACGGATGGAAGATCAGCTATTAGGCATAGAATGATGACTTAACGATTCCATAAAGCATCATACTATGAAAATAACACGATATAAGATGTAGAACCTTTGATACGTTAAAAAGAGCGTTCCGTATAATATCCACAGAAGACCCTCTGGCTGTCGAGAACTTTCTCGACAGCTGTATTTCTTTCCATAGCTTTAGTATCGGCAACTCCGAGCTATTCAGAAATGAATCCGATTTTCATATTCCGATCTGCGAAAATCTCAAATGGCCCAGCCAAATTATAAAATATACCGGACTCTGGACTATTACTTTCCTATCCATGGGATGAGCAAAGTAAGGCTGCAAAAACAAAAGATGAATTAACAACAAAACATTGGGAGAGCTTTTCTACCCGATTGCTCCGACGGTGAAGCTCTCGAAGCAAGGCAAGGCAACTCGCCTCAGCCCGCCTAAACAAGCAAAAATCTGACCGCTTGGCTTCACGAAGGCATCAAAATGGATTTTCCTAATTGGATCTGTTATGCAAGAGCGAGCGGGCACAGTCCGCTGATCTCAGCGAGATTAAGCTCATGGACCAATTGGCGGAAGTAGAGCACGTTTTACAGCCGGGAGAAACAGTTGCCAAACAGATAGCCCCGGATATATTTGCTCATATTCCGCTCGTTCTCTATAGAGACGATAAAGGAACACTAGGCGCAACGCCGAAATCGGCACAAGCATTGACACAGCTGCAACAGCAGCTTTTACGAATCGATTTAGCCAAAGTTTTGTTAGATGACAAAAATGTCCAATTGGCAAACTTTGTGATTGCTTGGAACGTTCTTCAGCATTTCTACCCATACACCCAAAAAGTGCTTGTTAAGATGGCGAAAGACTCAAGAACATCATATATGTCCAAACCTTCTGAAACGCCAGTTTGATCAAGGCGAACCTGAGAAGGTCCTGCTTACTGACATCACCTATATGCATTATGGTACTGGCCAGTGGGTCTACCTGTCCTGTGTGAAAGATGGTGCAACAAAACAAATTTTGGCACACTATGTATCCTCCACTTTGGGACTATCGCTGGTTAAACGAACTCTAGAGAGGTTACTTAAAAGATTGGAGGGTAACATTCATCCAGATGCCATCTTTCATTTCGATCAAGGAATGCACTACACTCATCCTAATACAAGACTGCTCGTTGCCAAAGCTGGCTTAAAGCAATCTATGTCTCGTAAGGGGAATTGCCTGGACAATGCTTCCATAGAAACATTTTTTGGTATGAAAGATGAACTTGAATACAAGGACTGCACGTCTCTTGAAGAATTACGTCAGCGTGTCAACGAATACATAACATACTATAATTCGGAACGTTACCAATGGACATTAAAAAAGATGACTCCTGATGAAGATGAATTCAGGAACCATCTCATTGCTGCTTAAATCTCAAGGACTCTTTTTATTAATGTTCACTTTTAGGGTCACAGTTCAAGATCCTAGGTACCCTTTCTGTAATGGTGCTTCCATATACCATCCATATTATACCAGTTATTGGGTGAGGAGTCTACCGAAAATAAAAAACACCAGACTCTTGAATTCTCTAATTACTCAATCTGAAAATGTGTTGATTGATAAACTAAATCTACCTTATCTCCTATTGCATATGTACCAAGTACTGGAACGGGAACAACTACTAACTTACCCTGATCAATTAGATCCTCCCAATCTCCTTGCAATGCTTCTTCTTGTGTGGGAGCAACTATAATCAATGCATACCCATGGTCAAAGGAACGGATGTATCCAGTCAATTGAATTTGATCCTGTTTTTCAACAGAAGATACGGACGGATTCAGAGTATCGTCTGAATGTGCAAAAGTGGGGGTGGCTCCAGCCGCGAATCCTAAACCTAATGTAAGAGAGGTTGCTACAGCTACTAACGTCTTCTTTGTGATCATAGTTCTAATCCTCCTTGTAAATTTTTGGTTACACAACCTTATTTCCACATGACAAGTCGGAAATCCTTTATATTTCCATATAATTGATAAATTTGTAACAAAATCTGATATCGATCTAAAAAATCAAAGAATACACATTAATAAGACTTTAGGTTTTACTGCAAAAGAAGAAGAAGATTTATTTGGAGATCCCAAAACGTTTAATTCAACTAGAACAATACAGATCAGTACATCATTAACGAATAATCTTAGGTATCATATGAATTGGCAAAATCAAAATAAACTTTCACTAGGCGATGCATACTACCATGATCTTAACCTGGTTCTATGCCGGGAAGACGGAAATTACATACCAAAGTCTTCTCTTTTCAATGCATTTTCTCGCATACTCAAACGTGTAGGTTTACCGTCACTACCTATCCACTTTCTAAGGCATACTCATGCTGTCTTACTCCTTGAAGCGGGAGTTGAAATGAAAATGTTCAAGAACACTATTTAGCCCCCAAATGATCTTGGACAGTACACCCCTTATTCCGATACAATAAAATCAAGTCGGAGGGGAATGTAATGAAGAGGAAACGATATGAATTAGATTTTAAGAGAATGGTCGTTGCTAAAGGTAAAGAGATTGGCAATATGACGGCTGTAGCCCGGCAGCATGAGCTCGATCCAAAGATGGTGATTCGATGGGCCAGAGAGCTAGATCGTAAGGATATTGGACAGTTAGACGGGACAAGCTTGAAACAAGCTGCATATGTTCGAACGGCTGCTGACTATGCGGCTCTTGCAAAAGAGCATGAGAAGCTTAAGAAGCTATATGCTGAACAAGCATTAGAGAGGGAAATCCTCCGCGACCTAGTAAAAAAAACGAACCCACACTTGCGGATAAAATAGCTATTGCCCAAAAGTATATTCAGCAGGGGAATTGCATTTCTCTCGTGCTGCGCATCCTGCAAATGGAACGCTCTACGTACTATACACATGTGAATCGAAGGCAGCAAGAACCGAATACAGTCCATAGGAGAGGTCGCCCTGCGCCTGGTTATTCATGTACACAAGATAGAAAGCCGGTTAGCGATGAACAGATTTGTGAATGGATCATGGAACTGCTGGCCGACGAGTACACATCGGCTTATGGATACCGTAAGCTGACGAAAGTCTTGAGGCGCCAGCATAGACTCGTGATCAACAAGAAAAAAGTATATCGCTTATGCAAGCAAATGAATGTATTGCGTCCGTTAGCGCCAGATAAAATGTAGACATCCTAAGGCAGGTGAACACCGCTTCTTCTTCCTGATGAGCATCATAGATGTGTTTGATCGAGTGATTATCACGTATCACCATGGATTGTCCTGCGAGGCCAGGGATCTTGTTCAAATTACACAAGAGGCACTGATGAAGCGCCAGCTCTTTGACAAAGCAAATAAACCAGTAATCCGCTCAGACAATGGACCGCAATTCATCAGCCATAAATTTGCACAGGCCTGTGAGCGCTTCGAAATTGTCCACGAACGTATACCGCCGAAGACTCCTAACAAGAATGCTCATATCGAGTCTTTTCATGCCATTCTAGAGATAGAGTGTTATCAGCGTCACGAATTTGAAAGTTATAAGCAGGCGTATGAAATCGTTAGCGGCTTTATTCATAACTACAACCACAACCGCATCCACGGTAGCATCTACGACATGTCGCCTTACGAATACATGGATGCGGTCAGGAAAAAAGCCGTGGAGCCAAAGACAATAAAGGTGTGAAACTCCAGAATAAATCGCAATTTGGAGAAATTTTATAAAATTAATTGAATAAGAGGTGCAGTGTCCACAATTAGGGAGTTTAACCGCTCACTGCAAGTTGGGGAGCTATTTCTTTTACTCGTTAATATGCAAAGAGCCTCTGATGACATCTCAAAGGCTCTACTAGTTCTGTTTTTATCTTTTGTATTTATTTATACTGGACATAAAGCTTGTGTATGATTTATTCAACCTGGATAGTGAACGTTTTGAACGTTGATTTTGCTTGAGCATCAACAATCTTAATGTCCGCATGTCCGGTTAGGTTGTTCGTTATTTTAAAATTAAGATGGCCCTTTTTTTTCCATTCTGAATCTGTTGTAACCCTCAATAAATCAGGATTACCTATCTTGATTTCGTACTGATTCATATCTACTCTACCTTCAGAATAAAACAAGAGATCTATTTCTCGCTCTTCATCTTTATTTTTAAAATCTTTTGGTACTACAATTGGATTCATATTTGTTACATTTATATTCTCATCTTTTCGAGATACCCAGAGGATCAAATCTTTTATTTTCTGAGGGAACTGGAAGTATTGTGATGGATTGTTTTCATCTAGTGTCGCAATTTCAATTGGCCATCCATCTTTTTCTTCTCCATCGACATATTCTAATACTTTGCTTCTATCCCAGACATTTATAAATTGATAACCCATTTGGTCTGGATTAGTAGATTTTTTCAAATACCAAGAATCCAATTTCAAGGTAGCAACAACATCAAAAGTTATCTCTGAATCTCCGTTCCATTTTAAAACGTACTCAAACCCACCCGTAGTCGCACTCCCATCAATAATAGTAAATGAATTATCTATATTATTAAAGTCAAATCTGAAAAATTGTTTTTCATTCGTACTCTTCTTCCTCATGTAAGCCTTATTATTCAGATTTGTAATAACTGTTGTTTCATCAGATATTGGACTAATATAAAATATTTCGTCAGATTTTAAATTTTCAGCATACTTTATATTTTCTTTCCTTAATTCATCCATACCCTTTCCTATTTTTATAACAGAAAAATTATCAATGTACACAGGGCTTTGGGTGTGATTCTTAATAAGAAGTTCCAAATGCTGCTCCATATCACCAAATGTTTTAAGTACCATCTTCTCATATTTATAGTCTTTATCCACTATAAAATTTCCGATTTCTTTAGTTCCTGTTACTCCATTAATCTCTACAGTAAAGTTCCCTGCTTCACTTCCTTTAATAGCCATCACAATTAAATATACAGCATTGCGCTCAAGACTAAAGTCACTATATACCCCTACTTCTTTTTTGGGTATCTTATAACATTGACCTTTATACAAAGCATTCTCTTTATCATAGTCCCCTCCGTCCCATTGGCCGGATTTTTCCGTGAAGTCGTCATATAATACGGGAACATTGATTTGTATATTCATTCCGGGCTGGATGGTCATATCATAAATGGTTTTCCCGTCCGGATTTTTTTTGGTATTTTGTAAATGCCACTTTTGATTCTCACTTCCACCGTTATCCTTATAGGCTTTTAATTGGTTACTATTGGTAGTGTTACTGTCCGGTAAATCAAGAACCATCTTTGGATTTTTATAGTTCCTGAGTGTAAAGTAACCGTCCGACGTTCTTTCTACACGCCAATATTGGCTATCATAATCTCCAGCGTAACCAAATATTTTATCTGAATCCTTGCTATCCCAAGTAAGGGCTAGTTTAGGATTAGATACACTTGTTATTTTGTAGGCTTGTTTATCACGATTAAAGGTAAATCTCCATTTTTGATTATTTCCTTCATGGTTACCATAGATGACAACTTTATTATCAGCTAAGTCCGCTACTTTATTTTCACCTATACTGCTTACGATCTGGTATTCGCCAATTGTTTTATTAAGTTCTTCCCTTATCTTTTTATCTGTTTTTGTATCATATACAAGATGAACCAGATCAGGACTTATAATATGTTTGGTGCCTGTTTCTTCATTTATGAAATAAAAATTTTTGTTCTCTTCATCTAAGTACATCCCTATCGATTTTTCCAAGGCTTCTCCCAGTGTCAATTCCGGAGTTCGATCATTGGGATTCAGAGGGTCTTTTGCCGCAATACGCCGTTCCATGAACCGGTTACCCCCCATATTAATCAGGATACCAGCCGTCACACTTTCTATTTGCGGCATATAATGAGCCCACTCATTTTCCTCCAGTACTACTTGACCGCCAGCGGGAGATCTTCTCGCAAATGCTCCCTGAAATTGAGTAGTTTCTAACTTCAATTTTTCTCCCGATTCCAATCTATCTAATTGATTGATATTAAGAGCAATGGGGGCCGAGCTAAACTGATCTAATGTATTTAAAGCCACCCCATGTAAATGTTGTTTAGGATACGTCTGCCCGGGAGCTAAACTAAGCGATCTTTGATTAAGTTGTCCGGTGACGGTAGTAACGGTTTGTCTTCCTAACACTAAATTCGTGGTCGGAACCAGGTTATATACAGGGGCTGTTCCCGTATTATAATAGCGTACATTGGCATTCATATAAGCAGATTGTCCGGTATTTAATTCTAATTGATGCTGCCAATCTTGCCCTGAAGTATTGGAAGAATCAACGGTATGCGTTGATGAATGGGAATAATGGCCGGTAACGGATGCTGAAAATCCCTCAAAGAGAGAGAATCCCACACTTGCGTCGATCCCTTCCGTATTAGAGTCACTAACACTAGAAGAAGTGGACCGGCTAACGGTCTTTCCCTCTGTCGAGCTAATATTTTTATTATTTGAAAGAACCAGTTCTTCCATGCCAACTGTAATACTGGGATATGCCGCAACAAGAGGGTCCCGGGCTGCTTTGTGAATTGTACGGTCAAACGCGCCGCTTGCTTTTTCCAAATCTGAATAGGGGTCTCCAGCCGTATGAGATTCATTCGGATTTGAAACAAATTTTTTAAATCCTTGCTTAATTAATTCTTTTTCTTCTTCCGACCCCTTTTTAGGCCAAGGAAGAACCAAATGGTTTTTTATATAATATCCGTTCACTTCCCAATCATCATAAATACCATCATCATCGGTATCTAACATAGGCTGTTTATTTTCTTCCGTTTTAGAATCAGTGCCCATTGGAAGATTTTCAAAAGAAATGATTTCAGGAATAGAAAAAGTTTCGACTTCAATCTCTTTTGTTTCTTGTTGATTCAAGGTATAGTCTACGTCTAATTGAAGCAGTTCTTCTTGTTCTGCCATTGGATTTCCAAAGTAAGCTACCATGAATGGATAACTTTTTCCTGCTTCTAACTGCATTTCTTGATCCTTAGCATTTTCACCGTCAATGAGAATATGGGCAAAACAATTAGGATTTATGGTGAATGTATAGGCACCGCTTTTCCTTGGTTTAAAATTGGCTAACCACCGAACAGATTTTATGTTCTTTCTAACATTCATGTCATCTAAAGTTTTGTTATCTAATTTAAATCCATTCATGCCCCGAGCCACAACAAAGGCCGGTTCGTTAAAATTCTCTCCGTAGAAGAATTGACCTACAGCTTTTAGCATTTTCTCTTCTGTTTGTATCATGGGGATTTCTCCTTTTCTTTATGTAAAGTAAGTAAATCTCTTTCATTCCGATCAAATGTTGTGATGTTTACCTATTTAATTCTTTCTAATTTAAAAGAATCAATATATCCCCCTTTGTCGCGGAAGTTAGCAAAAAATTCAAATGTTAGATTTTCTTCGTCGTCCCCCAGGGTAAATTCCTTACTCACTTCTTTGAATCCCTTATCTACGGACGGTAAGTCATACGAGTTTGAAGAAAAGATTTCTCTTTTTTTAGAGAACTATTATCGGGTATCAATGATAGTGCAATTTTATCTCTTCTACTTAAAACATCTGGTTTGATAAATGCCGTAAATTTGTACAAGGCTCCTTTTTCTAACCTATACTTTTTATGAGCCTTAATTGAATCATTAGAATAAATAACGTGGTCGTCTGTTAGACTATTGTCTGGATCTCTAACAATCTTCCATTGATTTGCAGACGTGAACTTCCAACCCCTAAGGTTTTTATCCTTCCAAGTACTCTTATCTACAGCATTGACTTGCACATCAAATGTAAGGTTATGTTCTTTATCTGTTTTATCTTCTTCTCCGTGCTGGTCCCATGCATGGATGTAACGGTGTGCTTACCCATATTATAAGAATTAGAATATAGTTTATTTATAAATTCTGTTTCCACTTCCCCAGCACTACTTATTACATCAAAACAATCCTTAGCGTTTACTTCCGAGTCGAGGTTGATTTCGTAATTTGTCTTGCGATTCACCTGTAATATTGGTATCTCTTCGAAATTGTTAAATGTGAAAGACACACGATGCTCTTCTTCTTTATTAATTGTCTTAATTAGCTCATACCTTGGTGGTGCATCCGGAAGATCGGCCAACTATCAACTATACTATATATTTTTACATCATATTTAATTTTAAGTATTGTTTGAAAGTATCCTGTTGATTGCTTATTTTTAATTCTTTCTATTGTTAATTTTCTATTTTTGTTTGATAAATGTAAAGTAGGATCACTCGTAGATTCAACTGTATACCAAATTGGACCTATATACGCTGTTTTATTTCTTTCTTCCCTTATGAACTCATAACCAAAATCGGTACCTACTACTTTACTTCCTTTTAAGTAACCTAATTTTTCTCCCTTATTTAATAATTCCAAAAAAGCCTCTAATTGGTTTTTAAGGTTACGTCCATGATTATTTTCATCAAACATTCGATTTTTCTCCTTTTTTTCTTTACCCGGTATTTTGGGGTAACAACTTTTCTTTTATTTTTAAAACTCCCCCCTTACAAATAAAAGTATATTTCTAATTCTTTTAAAAAAAGATACATTTTTTCACCCATTAATGAAAAATATAATCTTTTTATTATATATCAAAAACCAAAAAAAGAGTGAACCTGACTGGCAGGCCCACTCTCTTAACAAGCTAAATATAATGCTCCCATAAGTTGAGACACGGGAGAGGTGGAAATCGGAATTTCTTGAACGTGCTTCTATGGTGTTCGAGAAAAAAAACAACGAAACGGACAAACTGAGAAAGGAGTACGAGAGCAAGAAAGAGCATCTGCAAAAGCTGGTCGGTCAGCTCACCGTGGAGATCGACTGGCTTAAAAAAAAATCTGGCCTTAAATGAACCTCTTGAAGATCGAAAAGTGATGGTAGAACGCAATCATGCCGAAATCAACGTTAAGCGTCAAGCGGATCTGCTAAGTGTGAACAGGACAAGCATTTATCGCCATCGCAAGGAACATTGTGAAAGCGAAGAAAACGTGCAGATTATGCATCGAATCGACGAAATATATATGGAGCACCCGTACTTCGGATACCGACGTATGACACGATTCCTTCGAGATCAGGGCTTTGAGATTAATTATAAGCGCGTACGTCGGCTTATGCAGTTCATGGGGCTTGAGGCGATCTATCCGAAGCCGAACCTGAGCAAACGCCTTCACGCCAAGTACACCCGTCCTTACCTGCTGCGCGGTTTAACCATTGACCGACCGAATCAGGTCTGGGGAATCGACATTACGTATCTGAGGATGGGCAAGGGATTTATGTACCTGTTTAATATCTTCGATTGGTACAGCCGTAAAGTGATCGACTATGAACTGTCCAGCACGCTCGAGAAAAGCTTTGTTCTTAAGTGCCTCAAACGCGCATTCAGCCGTTGCAAACCAGAGATTATGAATAGTGATCAAGGCTCTCATTTCACCAATACTGATTATATGGAATTGCTAGAGAAAGAAGGCATCAAGGTGTCAATGGATGGTAAAGGCCGGGCAAGGGACAATAGCCGAACAGAGCGCTACTTTCGATCCCTCAAATATGAATGTATTTATTTAAATGAATTTGAAGACCCTCGCGCACTCCGCAAAGGGATAGCTCGCTATGTCCAATTTTACAATCAGGAACGTCCCCATCAATCTCTTGATGGAGCAAAACCAAACCAATTCTACGCTCACACTATCAATAAACTCGCATCTTAACATACTGGAATACACGAGTAGGAGGACTTAACTTATTTCTCAAAAAATCGTGTCTTGACAAGACGTTTTGGACTTCTGTCAATAGATTGGACACCTAAAACCGAGAGAATTATGCAGCTAAACAGATCATATGTTCGCATTGATTGGGCGTAAGATACCCGATAGAGGAATGGATTCTTTTTCCATTGTAAAAGCACGTAATGTACTCAAAAATCTTCTCCTTGGCTTCTTTCCTGGTTTTGAATTTGTGCAGGTAAACGAGTTCTTTTTTCAGCACGTTGTGGAACGATTCAATACAGGCGTTATCGTAGCAATTGCCCTTACGGCTCATGTTGCCCGTCATGCCGTATTGTCGTAGCTGCGTTTGATAGTCCGAGGACGCATACTGGCTACCGCGATCCGAATGATGCAACACGGTTCCTTTCGGCCGTTGATGGCGGTACGCCTGATCCAACGCCCTCAGGCAGAGCTCCCTGGTCATTCGCTCGCCCATGTGAAACCCGACGATCTTACGTGTGCACAGGTCTTCCAGACTGGCGAGATAGAGCCATCCTTCGTCAGTCGGAATATACGTGATGTCCGCCATCCAGACCTGATTGGGCTTTTCCGCAGCAAACG
This Paenibacillus larvae subsp. larvae DNA region includes the following protein-coding sequences:
- a CDS encoding IS3 family transposase, producing the protein MLRWRKTQEHHICPNLLKRQFDQGEPEKVLLTDITYMHYGTGQWVYLSCVKDGATKQILAHYVSSTLGLSLVKRTLERLLKRLEGNIHPDAIFHFDQGMHYTHPNTRLLVAKAGLKQSMSRKGNCLDNASIETFFGMKDELEYKDCTSLEELRQRVNEYITYYNSERYQWTLKKMTPDEDEFRNHLIAA
- a CDS encoding IS3 family transposase; this encodes MLRILQMERSTYYTHVNRRQQEPNTVHRRGRPAPGYSCTQDRKPVSDEQICEWIMELLADEYTSAYGYRKLTKVLRRQHRLVINKKKVYRLCKQMNVLRPLAPDKM
- a CDS encoding LCP family protein, which translates into the protein MTNLETNKHDPNRSDRQPRKKLKSKRKRWVPILVVLLLLLGGAGAYAAFLYAKFDQTLNKIAAPSGNDAEAIPVATNPITFLLLGIDDRGDGETLNSDTAMAISLNPITKSATVVSIPRDMEITFDGRSRKANYVFAHNYIVDKEKAFPKTKDFWSSKLGIPVDYMVTIDLEGFRKVVDVLGGVDVNVKMDMCYRDSSDEDGTNINLKAGQQHLDGPKALDYIRYRKSNCGTKESNDHDRNLRQQEVMNQLFGKLKSFNIITKVNDILDVAGDNIKTDVPSDTLKQMILSYMNIEREKIRFISLDGDWISPFVVIPNEDWENAKKALKIERMRTEANPNPTLDSKTPTGTDMKSNYRSSGNMR
- a CDS encoding helix-turn-helix domain-containing protein; translation: MLIRLKIDRIIAADPELTMYKLHVLTGIRPNTISDLVNNRAKHWSVENLERIMNALKLEDVSELMEFVKDDKEAIKN
- a CDS encoding transposase gives rise to the protein MKRKRYELDFKRMVVAKGKEIGNMTAVARQHELDPKMVIRWARELDRKDIGQLDGTSLKQAAYVRTAADYAALAKEHEKLKKLYAEQALEREILRDLVKKTNPHLRIK
- a CDS encoding integrase core domain-containing protein, which codes for MSIIDVFDRVIITYHHGLSCEARDLVQITQEALMKRQLFDKANKPVIRSDNGPQFISHKFAQACERFEIVHERIPPKTPNKNAHIESFHAILEIECYQRHEFESYKQAYEIVSGFIHNYNHNRIHGSIYDMSPYEYMDAVRKKAVEPKTIKV